From the genome of Campylobacter concisus, one region includes:
- a CDS encoding DNA adenine methylase — translation MKTFLKWAGNKSQIKDIVKKYIDCENRFIEPFAGSCAISLNVDAKSYVISDVNNDLITLYKTLIADNDFIEYSKSFFITENNTQEKFYELREEFNSTKDQRLKSALFIYLNRHGFNGLCRYNSKGSFNVPFGRYKTPYFPENEMIDFKNKLKKAKFLCQDFRKTMVSAKKGDVVYCDPPYIPLSKTSSFTSYAQGGFGEQDQIDLMKMAQNLREKGVRVIISNHNNEFSQNLYSGANLIEEFEVQRYISCIGEKRSRAGEVLAVYHAR, via the coding sequence ATGAAGACTTTTTTAAAATGGGCAGGTAACAAGAGTCAGATAAAAGATATTGTTAAAAAATATATAGATTGTGAAAATAGATTTATAGAGCCATTTGCTGGCAGTTGTGCAATATCTTTAAATGTGGACGCAAAAAGCTATGTCATCTCCGACGTAAATAACGACTTGATAACGCTTTACAAAACACTGATAGCCGATAATGACTTTATTGAATACTCAAAATCTTTCTTTATTACAGAGAACAATACGCAAGAAAAGTTTTATGAGCTTAGGGAAGAATTTAACTCCACTAAAGACCAAAGATTAAAATCAGCACTTTTTATTTATTTAAATAGACATGGGTTTAACGGACTGTGTAGATATAATAGCAAGGGCAGTTTTAACGTACCTTTTGGTAGATACAAGACGCCGTATTTTCCTGAAAATGAAATGATTGATTTTAAAAATAAACTAAAAAAAGCTAAATTTTTATGTCAAGATTTTAGAAAAACTATGGTGAGTGCAAAAAAGGGCGATGTCGTATATTGCGATCCCCCCTACATTCCGCTGTCTAAAACGTCAAGCTTTACGTCTTACGCACAGGGAGGTTTTGGCGAGCAGGATCAAATAGACCTTATGAAAATGGCTCAAAATTTGAGAGAAAAAGGGGTAAGAGTTATTATCTCAAACCATAATAACGAGTTCTCGCAAAACCTTTATAGTGGAGCTAATCTAATAGAGGAGTTTGAGGTGCAAAGGTATATTTCATGTATTGGCGAAAAAAGAAGTAGAGCTGGGGAAGTTTTGGCGGTGTATCATGCCAGGTAG
- a CDS encoding phosphoribosyltransferase has protein sequence MCKPIKLIPDKKTTYITQNDECYYFLNYLPGGGYSASKDNDLIFNFKKDIKYKNTNSWGYKTAAIKKFADMLHIVLNGRFCTIIPMPTSKPRGSQKFDDRLDQVVLFLGKKSPNYNVQLCLDVKEECLPAHNYGVRSPEILFQNIIFTQSPDPLKENIILVDDVLTTGGHFKAAKNVILKKYPEKNVIGFFLGKTLYVEEDIVPPIDISNIIINTN, from the coding sequence ATGTGCAAGCCAATCAAACTAATACCTGATAAAAAGACAACTTATATTACGCAAAATGATGAATGCTACTATTTTTTGAACTATTTGCCAGGTGGTGGTTACTCGGCGTCTAAAGATAACGATTTAATATTTAATTTTAAAAAAGACATAAAATACAAAAACACTAATTCATGGGGCTATAAAACTGCAGCAATAAAAAAATTTGCCGATATGTTACACATTGTCCTAAATGGACGCTTTTGTACTATTATCCCAATGCCTACATCAAAGCCAAGGGGGTCACAAAAGTTTGATGACAGATTAGATCAAGTAGTATTATTCCTTGGTAAAAAGTCCCCAAATTATAATGTTCAATTATGTTTAGATGTTAAAGAAGAATGCTTGCCTGCGCATAATTACGGCGTGAGGAGTCCTGAAATTTTATTTCAAAATATAATATTTACCCAATCACCAGATCCTCTAAAAGAGAATATCATATTAGTAGATGATGTTTTAACTACTGGGGGACATTTTAAGGCTGCAAAAAATGTCATATTAAAAAAATACCCAGAAAAGAATGTTATAGGTTTTTTCTTGGGCAAAACATTGTATGTAGAAGAAGATATTGTGCCACCAATAGATATTAGCAATATTATCATTAATACTAATTAA
- a CDS encoding YopX family protein: MVRNIKYKLYYPSYKKVFRITNIAFSKEGIIDAVAIPMKDVLPEYYGNTDCVLVLYPKDKIELLEFTGHYDIEGKEIYSGYIVSFAASNKNYIGVVEWSNQSASFLVKAKDHYGEYLNEINEILVIGNIYENKELLDE; the protein is encoded by the coding sequence ATGGTGAGAAATATTAAGTATAAACTCTATTACCCAAGCTACAAGAAAGTGTTTAGAATAACAAATATAGCTTTCAGCAAAGAAGGGATTATAGATGCTGTTGCCATACCAATGAAAGATGTCTTACCAGAATACTATGGGAATACTGATTGCGTTCTCGTCCTTTATCCTAAGGATAAGATTGAACTACTAGAGTTTACTGGACACTATGATATTGAAGGTAAAGAGATATATTCAGGATATATAGTCAGCTTTGCAGCTTCTAACAAGAACTACATAGGTGTAGTTGAATGGAGCAATCAGTCAGCTAGTTTTCTTGTTAAAGCTAAAGACCATTATGGAGAGTATTTAAACGAAATCAATGAAATATTAGTAATAGGCAACATCTATGAAAACAAGGAGCTATTAGATGAGTAG
- a CDS encoding helix-turn-helix transcriptional regulator: MSDTFITRDEALKELGISARSLYDKVKQGAIIANKINSRVIYYSLKSIRAYKSGKTAQVI, translated from the coding sequence ATGAGCGATACATTTATTACGCGCGATGAAGCCTTAAAAGAGTTAGGCATATCTGCACGATCACTTTATGACAAAGTAAAACAAGGTGCAATAATCGCCAACAAAATAAACTCCAGAGTAATTTATTACTCCCTAAAATCTATACGTGCCTACAAATCAGGCAAAACCGCCCAAGTTATCTAA
- a CDS encoding DUF6475 domain-containing protein, translating to MTTNEFYDVFMPIVEYYKADLSPAVIALYFEDLMDYEANELAAALKLVRQTRKYPTMPTSAEILEALNGDEGDKAQKALDELAYAIRRYGPYRSVCFKDGAIMSVVRARGGWVKVCNLEGQDWENFKKWDFAKLYKIYAKTPQICPDYLIGESEANNGFNGVGGNEPVYFIGGDNDGKFMEVAKFKALTEQKSPIKAILTGAIKRIGA from the coding sequence ATGACGACAAATGAGTTTTATGACGTATTTATGCCGATAGTCGAATACTACAAGGCTGATCTTAGCCCAGCGGTTATCGCACTTTATTTCGAGGACTTAATGGACTACGAGGCGAACGAATTAGCCGCGGCGCTAAAACTAGTTAGGCAAACGCGAAAATATCCTACGATGCCTACGTCGGCGGAAATTTTAGAAGCGCTTAACGGAGACGAGGGCGACAAAGCGCAAAAAGCGTTAGACGAGCTAGCTTACGCGATAAGACGCTACGGACCTTATCGTAGCGTGTGCTTTAAAGACGGAGCGATAATGTCAGTAGTGCGTGCTAGGGGTGGCTGGGTAAAGGTTTGCAACTTAGAAGGGCAAGACTGGGAGAATTTTAAAAAGTGGGACTTCGCCAAGCTTTACAAAATTTACGCGAAAACCCCGCAAATTTGTCCTGATTATCTTATCGGCGAGAGCGAGGCGAATAATGGCTTCAACGGCGTAGGTGGAAACGAGCCAGTATATTTTATCGGCGGAGATAACGACGGCAAATTTATGGAGGTGGCTAAATTTAAAGCCCTAACTGAGCAAAAATCACCTATTAAGGCGATATTAACGGGCGCGATAAAAAGGATTGGGGCGTGA
- a CDS encoding thermonuclease family protein, whose translation MLPLFLFAFSAKVIKISDGDTITVLSGKEQTKVRLYGIDAPEKKQDYGQKSKQFLARLIAGQVVEVEPKGKDRYNRTLGIIYYKGQDINAQMVLNGYAWAYVKYSRIYVDQEKTARENKHGLWQSSNPTPPWVFRKQ comes from the coding sequence TTGCTCCCCTTATTTCTCTTTGCATTTTCAGCTAAAGTCATAAAAATATCTGACGGCGACACGATCACGGTGCTAAGCGGCAAAGAGCAAACAAAGGTAAGGCTATACGGTATTGACGCTCCAGAGAAAAAGCAAGACTACGGACAAAAATCAAAACAATTTTTAGCCCGCCTGATCGCAGGACAAGTGGTAGAAGTAGAGCCAAAAGGCAAGGATAGATATAACCGCACGCTAGGCATTATTTACTATAAAGGGCAGGATATAAACGCCCAAATGGTACTAAACGGCTATGCTTGGGCTTATGTAAAATACTCAAGAATATATGTAGATCAAGAGAAAACAGCGCGTGAGAACAAGCATGGGCTTTGGCAGAGTAGTAATCCTACTCCGCCGTGGGTTTTTAGAAAACAATAA
- a CDS encoding site-specific DNA-methyltransferase: protein MEIKYKKIGELTPYINNARTHSDEQVDQIVASIKEFGFTNPLLIDEKGEIIAGHGRLAAAKKLNMGEVPTIELKGLSEAQKRAYVIADNKLALNAGWDEDLLKAELEALQNLDFDLEFAGFSEDELEEMGLLGDGIEINTDKADDVPEIEEHPIIKQGDLIELGHNYQHRLLCGDSTDEASVNKLMNGKKADMVFTDPPYGVGYQGIKNDEPEQLERLLTKAFSNYATFTKQGAPIYVFHSDRMAHIFHNVFRDFCHFSSMIIWKKPVLVLSQTDYQSIHEPCMYGWLKGGTHKWNGDRKQISVWEYTPKKYNKHTTPKPVEMIEKAIFNSSKTKQIVLDLFLGSGSTMIACENLSRQCYGMELDEKYAQAIVQRYVDYTNNPKIKINGKEVDWYEYKEAANG, encoded by the coding sequence ATGGAAATAAAATATAAAAAAATAGGCGAACTTACGCCATACATAAATAACGCTAGAACGCATAGCGACGAGCAGGTAGATCAGATAGTGGCTAGTATAAAAGAGTTTGGCTTTACTAACCCATTATTGATTGACGAAAAGGGCGAGATAATAGCGGGGCACGGACGGCTGGCGGCGGCAAAAAAACTAAATATGGGCGAAGTGCCGACTATTGAGCTAAAAGGGCTAAGCGAAGCACAAAAACGGGCTTATGTGATAGCGGATAACAAGTTAGCCTTAAACGCAGGTTGGGATGAGGATTTATTAAAAGCGGAGCTAGAAGCGTTACAAAATTTAGATTTTGATTTAGAGTTTGCGGGGTTTAGTGAGGACGAGCTAGAAGAGATGGGCTTATTGGGTGACGGAATAGAGATAAATACCGACAAAGCAGACGATGTGCCAGAGATTGAGGAACACCCTATTATAAAACAAGGCGATTTGATAGAGCTTGGGCATAATTATCAACATAGACTTTTATGCGGGGATAGCACAGATGAGGCAAGTGTTAATAAATTAATGAATGGCAAAAAAGCAGATATGGTTTTTACTGATCCTCCATACGGCGTTGGTTATCAAGGGATAAAAAATGATGAGCCAGAGCAACTAGAAAGATTATTAACAAAGGCTTTTTCAAATTACGCTACATTTACAAAACAAGGCGCACCAATTTATGTTTTTCATAGCGACAGAATGGCACATATTTTTCATAACGTATTTAGGGATTTTTGTCATTTTTCATCAATGATTATTTGGAAAAAACCGGTACTAGTGTTAAGTCAAACCGACTATCAATCAATACACGAACCTTGTATGTATGGATGGCTAAAAGGCGGAACACACAAATGGAACGGCGACAGGAAGCAAATTTCAGTGTGGGAATACACACCTAAGAAGTACAATAAGCATACAACCCCAAAGCCAGTAGAGATGATAGAAAAAGCAATTTTTAATAGTAGTAAAACAAAACAAATTGTATTAGATTTATTTTTAGGTAGCGGATCAACAATGATAGCTTGTGAAAACCTATCAAGGCAATGCTATGGTATGGAACTAGACGAGAAATATGCCCAAGCAATAGTTCAGAGATATGTAGATTATACAAACAACCCAAAAATAAAGATAAATGGCAAAGAGGTTGATTGGTACGAGTACAAGGAAGCAGCAAATGGCTAA
- a CDS encoding PD-(D/E)XK nuclease-like domain-containing protein: MLTNKQYHARPEISKSDLDLLARSPLHLKMKNELRSEPTKALLLGSAVHKLVLEPKDFSNEFCVEPDVDKRTKEGKAIYNDFLENLGDKTSLDIDTFDSAVEIANSVNSMRETAIFLKDGLAEQSYFSEINGVAVKCRPDFYNEKLGAVIDLKTTSDASASGFARSVASFNYHIQAAFYSDILRSLGKEVNYFLFIAVETKAPYFVGFYELDTAAIEQGRKAYLELLELYKYCKERDEWWGYAKKDGDKIEAVQTLSLPAWKFYEQIA; encoded by the coding sequence ATGCTAACAAATAAACAATACCACGCACGCCCTGAAATATCAAAGAGCGACCTCGACCTACTTGCACGTAGCCCACTTCACTTAAAAATGAAAAATGAGCTTAGGAGCGAGCCTACAAAGGCTTTGCTTTTAGGCTCTGCGGTGCATAAGCTAGTATTAGAGCCAAAAGATTTTTCAAATGAATTTTGCGTAGAGCCTGATGTTGATAAACGCACCAAAGAGGGCAAGGCAATTTATAACGACTTTTTAGAAAATTTAGGCGATAAAACCTCGCTTGATATTGATACTTTTGACTCAGCCGTAGAAATAGCAAACTCGGTTAATTCTATGCGTGAAACAGCTATATTTTTAAAAGATGGGCTAGCCGAACAAAGCTATTTTAGTGAGATAAACGGCGTAGCGGTTAAATGTCGCCCTGATTTCTACAATGAGAAACTGGGTGCAGTAATTGATCTAAAAACAACTTCTGACGCTTCGGCTAGTGGCTTTGCTAGATCGGTAGCTAGTTTTAATTATCACATACAAGCAGCGTTTTACAGCGATATTTTAAGAAGCTTAGGCAAAGAAGTAAACTATTTCTTATTTATTGCCGTTGAAACAAAAGCCCCTTATTTTGTAGGCTTTTATGAGCTTGATACTGCAGCAATAGAACAAGGTCGAAAAGCGTATCTTGAATTACTAGAGCTTTACAAATATTGCAAAGAACGTGACGAGTGGTGGGGCTATGCAAAAAAAGACGGCGACAAGATAGAGGCAGTGCAAACTTTGAGCTTGCCAGCGTGGAAATTTTACGAACAGATAGCATAA
- a CDS encoding PD-(D/E)XK nuclease superfamily protein, with the protein MPGRTQGNAANSSGNVLEQAVISTMTTKGFQVAMYREWQKSPSLYGGELLLKNVPYNTIYGHQGNTEFLLKSASRNIEIRIECKWQQAAGSVDEKFPYLYLNCIETMPESHIIILVDGNGYKTGALEWLNSAVDNRRYQNENNNKIIQVMSLAQFIAWANINF; encoded by the coding sequence ATGCCAGGTAGAACACAAGGTAACGCTGCCAATAGCTCTGGTAATGTTTTGGAGCAAGCTGTTATATCAACCATGACTACTAAAGGCTTTCAGGTGGCAATGTATAGAGAGTGGCAAAAGTCACCATCTCTATATGGGGGCGAGCTACTTTTAAAAAACGTCCCATATAACACCATTTATGGACATCAGGGGAATACGGAGTTTTTATTAAAAAGCGCCTCTAGAAATATAGAGATAAGAATAGAGTGCAAATGGCAACAAGCAGCAGGCAGTGTTGATGAAAAATTTCCATATCTTTATTTGAACTGTATCGAGACAATGCCGGAGAGCCACATTATTATTTTGGTTGATGGTAATGGATATAAAACTGGTGCACTTGAGTGGCTAAATTCTGCCGTCGATAATAGGCGATACCAAAACGAAAACAACAATAAAATAATTCAAGTTATGAGCCTCGCCCAATTTATAGCTTGGGCGAATATAAATTTTTAG
- a CDS encoding DUF736 family protein, which yields MNVGYFKNQTFKAQDGKEVKFIGGMINIPFLRPIECGLIPTPDEELAKNQNAPIYKIVLFKPKKYEGARQVIGGIWNAVSNDGKINYFKGHIETPLVAGGRVYLALFSPKEPNGLMFEATWSAPKRNNNSHTPQASESESDEIDVSQYCDSDEIPF from the coding sequence ATGAATGTAGGCTATTTTAAAAATCAAACTTTTAAAGCTCAAGACGGCAAAGAAGTAAAATTTATAGGGGGCATGATAAATATCCCCTTTTTACGCCCTATTGAGTGTGGGCTGATCCCAACTCCTGATGAGGAGCTAGCTAAAAATCAAAACGCACCAATATATAAAATCGTGCTTTTTAAGCCTAAAAAATACGAGGGGGCAAGGCAAGTTATAGGCGGTATATGGAACGCGGTAAGTAATGACGGAAAGATAAATTATTTTAAAGGGCATATAGAAACGCCTCTAGTAGCTGGCGGACGTGTTTATCTAGCATTATTTAGCCCAAAAGAGCCTAATGGGTTAATGTTTGAAGCTACGTGGAGTGCGCCAAAGAGGAATAATAACTCCCACACGCCACAAGCTAGCGAGAGTGAAAGCGATGAAATAGATGTGAGCCAATATTGCGATAGCGATGAAATACCATTTTAA
- a CDS encoding DUF1064 domain-containing protein, translated as MKIGNVSAIVRNKYHNRKTKGFDSAKEWRRNQELEALQRAGEISELNRQVPFVLMPSYTIADETTRQGFRTVREIRYIADFTYRLKDGTRIIEDVKGMQTDVFKIKRKLLERKIALGVIEGEFRIY; from the coding sequence ATGAAAATTGGCAACGTTTCGGCGATTGTTAGAAACAAATACCACAACAGAAAGACTAAAGGCTTTGATAGTGCTAAAGAGTGGCGCAGAAACCAAGAACTAGAAGCCTTACAAAGAGCTGGAGAGATAAGCGAACTAAACCGCCAAGTGCCTTTTGTGCTTATGCCTAGCTACACCATAGCAGACGAAACAACAAGACAAGGTTTTAGGACTGTGCGCGAGATTAGATATATAGCGGATTTTACTTATCGTCTTAAAGATGGTACACGCATCATTGAGGACGTAAAAGGAATGCAAACGGACGTTTTCAAAATAAAGCGAAAACTACTAGAGAGAAAAATAGCCCTTGGAGTGATAGAGGGCGAGTTTAGGATTTATTAG
- a CDS encoding DNA-processing protein DprA produces MLKFYKKGHHKKRKIKMVIDAINLYQETINYELMWASIQNSNLKKVDELKHSQLPLNIQDVRADIENFFKDLPKNFSIITNESYQYPALLKETYIKKLYFKGDISLLEAPKKISIVGARKATDNGKTRARHLAKLLTEEGFVIVSGLAAGIDTEAMQSTIKHSGHLIGVIGTPINEYYPKENKSLQDEVAQKHLLLSHVPFFKYSKQPFATKKFYFPERNAVMAAVSDATVIVEASETSGTLTQARACMEMGRKLFILNSCFENGLKWPHTYEDRGAIRVSSIDDILRHF; encoded by the coding sequence GTGTTAAAATTTTATAAAAAAGGACACCATAAAAAGAGAAAAATTAAAATGGTTATAGATGCTATAAATCTTTATCAAGAAACTATTAATTACGAATTAATGTGGGCTAGTATTCAAAATAGCAACCTAAAAAAAGTTGACGAGTTGAAACATTCTCAATTGCCGCTAAATATACAAGATGTGCGAGCGGATATAGAAAATTTTTTTAAAGATTTGCCTAAAAATTTTTCTATAATCACAAACGAAAGCTATCAATACCCAGCTCTTTTAAAAGAAACTTACATAAAAAAACTTTACTTTAAAGGGGATATTAGCCTTTTAGAAGCTCCAAAAAAAATCTCTATTGTGGGAGCTAGAAAGGCTACGGATAATGGCAAAACCAGAGCAAGGCATCTAGCTAAATTATTAACAGAAGAAGGCTTTGTAATAGTATCTGGGTTGGCGGCAGGTATTGATACCGAAGCCATGCAATCTACCATAAAGCACAGCGGGCATTTAATAGGCGTCATAGGCACACCGATAAACGAGTATTACCCAAAAGAGAATAAATCATTACAAGATGAAGTGGCACAAAAGCACCTATTGTTAAGTCACGTGCCATTTTTTAAATACTCAAAACAGCCTTTTGCTACAAAAAAATTCTACTTTCCAGAGCGTAATGCAGTAATGGCCGCTGTTTCGGACGCCACCGTAATCGTAGAAGCCTCTGAGACTAGCGGAACATTAACGCAGGCAAGAGCTTGCATGGAGATGGGCAGAAAACTATTTATATTAAACTCATGCTTTGAAAATGGGCTAAAGTGGCCACATACTTACGAGGACAGAGGGGCTATTAGAGTTAGTTCAATTGACGACATCTTAAGGCATTTTTAA
- a CDS encoding helix-turn-helix domain-containing protein, translated as MSIRIMSQVWNMEIDDSTAKLTLMALADFSDDEGYCYPSYEVLAKKISKSKRTAIRAVEKLTELGFLQKEKRELKDGTSSANLYKILSEKDRVTQTHPRVTNEKERVTAMTLPSDTDDTPRVTSMTPCSDKGVTPINITTNRTVSRTIKEPSINPLPPEGVSLPDFINPNLWQEYLAYKKERREKLTQKGIEMKFSEWAKWANDGIDVNACIREAMANEWQGVFRPKTQGGSGRNVPNNAATNPHGLNQGTLNTMRAFREFEAQLIASGQGHRVGGNYDDK; from the coding sequence ATGAGTATAAGAATAATGAGCCAAGTTTGGAATATGGAAATTGACGATAGCACTGCAAAACTGACGCTTATGGCTTTGGCTGACTTTTCAGACGATGAGGGCTATTGCTACCCTAGCTATGAAGTTTTAGCCAAAAAAATATCAAAATCAAAAAGGACAGCAATAAGAGCAGTTGAAAAGCTAACTGAACTTGGATTTTTACAAAAAGAAAAAAGAGAATTAAAAGATGGAACAAGCAGTGCAAATCTATACAAAATTTTAAGCGAAAAGGATAGGGTGACACAGACGCACCCTAGGGTGACAAACGAAAAAGAGAGGGTGACAGCTATGACACTACCTAGTGACACAGATGACACCCCTAGGGTGACAAGTATGACACCGTGTAGTGACAAGGGTGTCACCCCTATTAATATAACCACCAATAGAACCGTCAGTAGAACCATCAAAGAACCGTCAATTAACCCCCTACCCCCTGAGGGCGTTTCACTACCTGACTTCATCAATCCAAATCTTTGGCAAGAATATCTAGCTTACAAAAAAGAACGCAGGGAAAAATTGACACAAAAGGGTATCGAGATGAAATTTAGCGAGTGGGCTAAGTGGGCGAACGATGGTATAGACGTAAACGCCTGCATACGTGAAGCTATGGCAAACGAGTGGCAAGGGGTGTTTAGGCCCAAGACGCAAGGGGGTAGTGGGCGCAACGTGCCGAACAATGCCGCAACAAATCCACACGGACTAAATCAAGGCACGCTCAACACAATGCGAGCTTTTAGAGAATTTGAAGCCCAGCTAATAGCTAGCGGTCAAGGTCACAGAGTAGGAGGAAATTATGACGACAAATGA
- a CDS encoding S24 family peptidase, which produces MCELLGIPTNDLILQDLFQIVPPDKEAEDGENNSDTVYVPFFKDGVVSAGFGAENGDMGDYDLLPFNPQDLRLMFNVNPRARLGIIPCFGNSMEPTIKETDLVVFCVDQTEAIEGAIYVCRYDGELLVKRIKKRPSLQLISDNKDYEPIVMSEDLPITIIGRVVGSYSINSKRI; this is translated from the coding sequence ATGTGCGAGCTATTAGGCATTCCAACAAATGACTTAATTTTACAAGACTTATTTCAGATCGTCCCGCCAGATAAAGAAGCCGAAGATGGAGAAAACAATAGCGATACCGTCTATGTTCCGTTTTTTAAAGATGGGGTAGTGTCTGCTGGGTTTGGTGCCGAGAATGGCGATATGGGCGACTACGATCTACTGCCTTTTAACCCGCAAGATTTAAGATTAATGTTCAACGTAAATCCTCGTGCTAGATTAGGCATAATCCCTTGTTTTGGCAACTCAATGGAGCCGACGATAAAGGAAACGGATTTGGTAGTCTTTTGCGTCGATCAAACAGAAGCGATAGAGGGGGCTATCTATGTTTGCCGTTATGATGGAGAATTGCTCGTAAAGAGGATAAAAAAGCGTCCATCATTACAGCTTATCAGCGATAATAAAGATTATGAACCTATCGTTATGTCCGAAGATCTACCAATAACCATAATAGGTCGCGTGGTAGGATCATATAGCATAAACTCTAAACGAATTTAA
- a CDS encoding RecT family recombinase → MNQIQQTKPQSPAKNFNNLMAKFAEQKMSEIVALSGGSKVKADKFVTDLTLLGMDKNILECEPISVFSVALKIAQVGLSIVKEQKQAYIVPFSERGVKKAQLQIGYIGWRILAKRAGYDIDAELVYECDKFEYTVDENGKKFIFEANLKDRNETDAAWINENLLGAMVWARDKNGITRDFISAKKLNQLKNTNQSVKAGKFSAWTNWSEEMYKAKAIKYIASKLPTDDFMLMSAVNAENEAYKEQPKSEAPAAQNLNELLSSAEKPNSSVGAKNSQTEYIEAAPLEVEIATVKENLTVEPMPHDLLQSELIKRGASETEAEKLVERLSIDDATAYLNDPSSIDNLIENLKDN, encoded by the coding sequence ATGAACCAAATACAACAAACTAAACCCCAAAGCCCGGCAAAGAATTTCAACAACCTGATGGCGAAATTCGCCGAGCAAAAGATGAGCGAGATAGTAGCCCTTAGCGGTGGCAGCAAAGTCAAGGCGGATAAATTCGTAACCGATTTAACCCTGCTTGGAATGGATAAGAATATTTTAGAGTGCGAGCCCATATCGGTCTTTAGCGTCGCGCTAAAAATCGCACAGGTAGGTCTATCTATCGTAAAAGAGCAAAAGCAAGCCTACATCGTGCCTTTTTCCGAAAGAGGCGTCAAAAAGGCTCAGCTGCAAATAGGCTACATCGGCTGGCGAATTTTAGCAAAGCGCGCAGGCTACGACATAGACGCCGAGCTAGTTTATGAATGCGATAAATTCGAATATACGGTCGATGAAAACGGCAAGAAATTTATATTTGAAGCCAATCTAAAAGACCGCAACGAAACAGACGCCGCATGGATAAATGAAAATCTGCTTGGCGCTATGGTGTGGGCTAGAGATAAGAACGGCATAACCAGAGATTTTATCAGCGCAAAGAAGCTAAACCAGCTAAAAAATACCAATCAGTCCGTAAAAGCGGGCAAATTCTCGGCGTGGACGAACTGGAGCGAGGAGATGTATAAGGCAAAAGCCATTAAATACATCGCCTCAAAATTGCCGACCGACGATTTTATGCTAATGAGTGCGGTAAATGCAGAAAACGAGGCCTACAAAGAACAGCCTAAATCTGAAGCTCCTGCAGCGCAAAACCTAAACGAGCTTTTGAGTAGTGCGGAAAAACCGAACAGCTCAGTTGGTGCAAAAAATTCACAAACTGAATACATCGAAGCCGCGCCCCTTGAAGTTGAAATCGCAACTGTAAAAGAAAATTTGACAGTTGAGCCAATGCCTCACGATCTACTACAAAGCGAGCTAATAAAACGAGGTGCTAGTGAAACAGAGGCTGAAAAATTAGTTGAGAGGTTAAGCATTGATGATGCTACTGCCTATCTAAACGACCCAAGCAGTATAGACAATTTAATAGAAAATTTAAAGGATAACTAA